From the Roseibium salinum genome, one window contains:
- a CDS encoding DEAD/DEAH box helicase, giving the protein MIDLTSLAPALSAALAKRGFESLTPVQESVLNVSPPEADMLVSAQTGSGKTVAFGLALAPTLLRGENHLGKAGAPVALTIAPTRELALQVKEELAWLYNEAGAQTASCVGGMDPRTERRTLERGVHIVVGTPGRLRDHIERGALDLSELRAVVLDEADEMLDMGFREDLEFILDAAPREKRTLMFSATVPKSIAELAKRFQKDAVRVSTVNAREQHGDIAYVAHPVAPNERENAIINVLRLHDAERSIVFCSTREAVSRLTSRLANRGFSIVSLSGELSQEQRSSALAAIKDGRARVCVATDVAARGIDLPNLDLVIHADLPTGKSALLHRSGRTGRAGRKGTCVLMVPFPRRRQAERVLQYAGITATWKGAPTADDIRAKDKERLLADPALSVELDEEERAVAMELLALHSAERLAAAFVKLRQSRLPAPEEVSELGDAPLKGRDSGSVGGRSAEITGKFEDGVWFSLSLGHRQRAEPRWILPLICRAGHVTKKEVGAIKIFQNQLYFEIAGSHAARFADVVKREGTGEENVTITLLDARGGKIPSPPREGNDRTSRGAPPKRRAPRADAPDYESLGPEDRLKSSRPKHAGKRDGDGPHGKKRRRSGDDEAVPHHPAYEPLDMKALARDLDGDEHKAPRKPRGAGDPDTSRRKPRTRDAVKSGPPKKKTIKKNKPSRAERKAEKAKK; this is encoded by the coding sequence ATGATTGATTTGACGTCTCTTGCCCCGGCCCTGTCGGCCGCGCTGGCGAAACGGGGCTTTGAAAGCCTCACTCCCGTACAGGAAAGCGTCCTGAACGTATCGCCTCCGGAGGCGGACATGCTCGTCTCCGCCCAGACCGGCTCCGGCAAGACCGTCGCCTTCGGCCTGGCACTCGCGCCGACCCTTCTGCGCGGTGAGAACCACCTGGGCAAAGCGGGCGCTCCCGTGGCGCTTACCATTGCCCCGACCCGCGAGCTTGCGCTGCAGGTGAAAGAAGAGCTCGCCTGGCTCTACAACGAAGCCGGCGCGCAGACCGCCTCCTGTGTCGGCGGCATGGATCCGCGGACCGAGCGGCGCACGCTGGAGCGCGGCGTCCATATCGTGGTCGGAACGCCCGGCCGCCTGCGCGATCATATCGAACGCGGCGCCCTGGATCTGTCCGAGCTGCGCGCCGTCGTTCTCGACGAAGCCGACGAAATGCTCGACATGGGCTTCCGCGAGGATCTGGAATTCATCCTGGATGCCGCGCCGCGGGAAAAGCGGACACTGATGTTTTCCGCAACGGTTCCAAAGTCGATTGCCGAACTTGCCAAGCGGTTCCAGAAGGACGCCGTCCGGGTGTCCACCGTCAACGCCCGCGAACAGCATGGCGACATCGCGTATGTCGCGCATCCGGTCGCACCGAATGAGCGCGAAAACGCGATCATCAACGTGCTGCGCCTGCATGACGCCGAACGGTCGATCGTCTTCTGTTCCACACGGGAAGCCGTCAGCCGCCTGACCTCGCGTCTGGCCAACCGGGGCTTTTCCATCGTCTCCCTGTCCGGCGAGCTCAGCCAGGAACAGCGCTCCAGCGCCCTGGCCGCCATCAAGGACGGACGAGCCCGGGTTTGCGTGGCGACCGATGTGGCGGCCCGCGGCATCGACCTGCCCAACCTGGACCTGGTTATCCATGCCGATCTGCCGACCGGCAAGTCGGCACTGCTGCACCGCTCCGGCCGCACGGGCCGCGCCGGGCGCAAGGGCACCTGCGTGCTCATGGTTCCGTTCCCGCGCCGCCGCCAGGCGGAGCGCGTTCTCCAGTACGCGGGGATCACCGCCACCTGGAAAGGCGCGCCGACCGCCGACGACATCCGTGCCAAGGACAAGGAACGCCTCCTCGCCGATCCCGCCCTGTCGGTGGAGCTGGACGAAGAAGAACGGGCAGTGGCCATGGAGCTGCTTGCGCTTCACAGCGCCGAACGGCTCGCAGCCGCTTTCGTCAAGCTGCGCCAGTCCCGTCTGCCGGCGCCCGAAGAGGTTTCCGAGCTCGGCGACGCGCCGCTCAAGGGCCGGGATTCCGGTTCCGTGGGCGGACGCAGCGCGGAAATCACCGGCAAGTTCGAAGACGGGGTCTGGTTCTCGCTGTCTCTCGGACATCGCCAGCGGGCCGAGCCGCGCTGGATCCTGCCGCTGATCTGCCGCGCCGGCCATGTGACCAAAAAGGAAGTCGGGGCGATCAAGATCTTCCAGAACCAGCTCTATTTCGAAATCGCCGGCAGCCATGCCGCGCGGTTTGCCGACGTGGTCAAGCGCGAAGGCACCGGCGAGGAGAATGTCACCATCACGCTGCTGGACGCGCGGGGCGGCAAGATCCCGAGCCCGCCGCGGGAAGGCAACGATCGCACGTCGCGCGGCGCCCCTCCCAAGCGTCGTGCCCCCAGGGCGGATGCCCCTGATTACGAGAGCCTCGGCCCGGAAGACCGCCTGAAATCCAGCCGTCCGAAACACGCCGGCAAACGGGATGGTGATGGGCCCCACGGCAAGAAACGGCGCCGGTCCGGCGATGACGAGGCCGTACCGCATCATCCGGCCTATGAACCGCTGGACATGAAGGCCCTTGCCCGCGACCTCGACGGCGATGAGCACAAAGCGCCGAGAAAACCGCGCGGCGCTGGAGATCCGGACACCAGCCGCCGGAAACCCAGAACCCGCGATGCGGTAAAATCCGGGCCGCCGAAGAAAAAGACGATCAAGAAAAACAAGCCGTCACGCGCCGAACGCAAGGCGGAAAAGGCGAAGAAATAA
- a CDS encoding DUF4440 domain-containing protein: MADDGGFAGTGNGQANGAGSGGSGGAEEAIAELFDNYQAGFNDYDIDRICDCFALPTIIWQHEKGHVFNDEEELIENIEALLKALEKEGVTHSDFHVASSHVSGSAALVTLDWSQETADGEAVLEFTCHYQLILDDSDWMIACIIND, translated from the coding sequence ATGGCGGATGACGGTGGATTTGCAGGTACCGGCAACGGACAGGCCAACGGGGCCGGCTCCGGCGGCAGCGGCGGGGCGGAAGAAGCAATTGCCGAGTTGTTCGACAACTACCAGGCCGGGTTCAACGATTATGATATCGACCGGATCTGCGATTGCTTCGCCTTGCCCACGATCATCTGGCAGCATGAGAAGGGCCATGTCTTCAACGATGAGGAAGAGCTGATCGAAAATATCGAGGCTCTGTTGAAGGCGCTTGAAAAGGAAGGGGTCACCCACTCCGATTTCCACGTGGCCTCAAGCCATGTCAGCGGGTCGGCCGCACTCGTGACCCTCGACTGGTCGCAGGAAACGGCCGATGGCGAGGCCGTCCTGGAATTCACCTGCCATTACCAGCTTATCCTGGACGACAGCGACTGGATGATCGCCTGCATAATCAACGACTGA
- a CDS encoding ligase-associated DNA damage response exonuclease, which yields MSDLLTVTPAGLFCPAAGAYIDPVRPVEKAIITHGHADHARAGHGAVLATRQTLDIMAIRNGADFCGSAQETGYGEVVRSGDVEVSLHPAGHVLGSAQVLLNRAGRRTVVSGDYKRQADPTCTPFELVPCETFVTEATFGLPVFRHPPARQEVEKLLSSLDLFPGQTHLVGAYALGKAQRVIAELRAAGYHKTIYLHGALEKLTAYYQEQGIALGPIEPVAKRGKELSGEIVLCPPGQLSDRWARRFGDPVAAMASGWMRVRARARQRGAELPLIVSDHADWDDLCRTILETGAQEIWVTHGAEEALVHWCEMNGRNARPLNMIGYDEDEDTDNTPAVEI from the coding sequence ATGTCAGACCTTCTCACCGTCACGCCGGCCGGCCTCTTCTGCCCCGCTGCCGGGGCCTACATCGATCCGGTCCGGCCGGTCGAAAAGGCCATCATAACCCACGGTCACGCGGACCATGCCCGCGCCGGTCATGGCGCGGTGCTGGCGACGCGCCAGACGCTCGACATCATGGCAATCCGCAACGGCGCCGATTTCTGCGGGTCCGCCCAGGAAACCGGCTATGGCGAGGTTGTCCGATCCGGGGATGTGGAGGTTTCGCTCCATCCCGCCGGACACGTGCTGGGTTCGGCCCAGGTGCTGTTGAACCGCGCCGGACGGCGCACGGTCGTCTCCGGCGACTACAAGCGCCAGGCGGATCCGACCTGCACGCCGTTCGAGCTGGTGCCTTGCGAAACCTTCGTCACCGAAGCCACGTTCGGTCTTCCCGTCTTCCGGCATCCGCCGGCCCGCCAGGAAGTCGAAAAGCTGCTGTCGTCGCTCGACCTCTTCCCCGGCCAGACGCATCTGGTCGGAGCCTACGCCCTCGGCAAGGCTCAGCGGGTGATCGCGGAATTGCGCGCCGCCGGCTATCACAAGACGATCTACCTGCACGGCGCGCTGGAAAAGCTGACCGCCTATTATCAGGAGCAGGGAATTGCACTCGGGCCCATCGAACCGGTCGCAAAGCGCGGCAAGGAGCTCTCGGGCGAGATCGTCCTCTGCCCGCCGGGCCAGCTTAGCGACCGTTGGGCGAGACGCTTCGGCGATCCGGTCGCCGCCATGGCCTCCGGCTGGATGCGGGTCCGCGCCCGCGCGCGCCAGCGCGGCGCCGAACTCCCCCTGATCGTCTCAGATCATGCGGACTGGGACGATCTCTGCCGCACGATCCTTGAGACAGGCGCGCAAGAAATCTGGGTGACGCACGGAGCCGAAGAAGCTCTTGTGCATTGGTGTGAAATGAATGGACGAAACGCGCGTCCTCTCAATATGATCGGCTATGATGAAGACGAAGACACAGACAACACGCCGGCCGTGGAGATTTAG
- a CDS encoding ligase-associated DNA damage response DEXH box helicase yields the protein MDAALLPNRFQSWFASRGWAPRPHQLQLIDHLAQGHSTLLIAPTGAGKTLAGFLPSLVELEERSKPRPGQAGGGIHTLYISPLKALAVDIARNLEAPVVEMGLPVRLETRTGDTPSHKRQRQKLNPPDILLTTPEQIALLLSDPASSRLFASLRTVILDELHALVTSKRGDLLALGLARLRRLAPGLRTIGLSATVAEPDDLRAYLVGQPDTDKRALAHVVEVTGGAQPDISILDSEERLPWSGHSSRYAIRDMYNLIKAHNVSLLFVNTRSQAEMVFQELWRINDDTLPIALHHGSLDVGQRRRVEAAMAGGKLQAVVATSSLDMGIDWGDIDLVINIGAPKGASRLAQRIGRANHRMDEPSKAVLVPANRFEVLECQAALAASMRGDQDTPPLRKGALDVLAQHLLGLACADPLDAVATFDEIRSSETYRHLDWETFEKVLDFVATGGYALKSYEQYAKLRKDKEGRWRIAHPRIAQQYRLNVGTIVEAPMLKVRLVKSKADGRRAPVGRGGRRLGEIEEYFIEQLTPGDTFLFGGEVLRFEAIRENEAFVSRARADNPMIPAYMGGKFPLSTYLAEGVRTMLATPETWKDLPDQVRDWLEIQRDKSVLPARDGLLVETFPRANKHYMVCYPFEGRLAHQTLGMLLTRRLERMGARPMGFVANDYALAIWGLGDLSLLFSSGRIDLDALFEQDILGDDLDAWLAESSLMKRTFRNCAVIAGLIERRHPGKEKSGRQITVSTDLIYDVLRAHEPDHILLKATWNDAAEGLLDIFRLGELLARIRGRITHTGLPHVSPLAVPVLLEIGKEPVYGEAMDILLEEAAEELILEAME from the coding sequence ATGGATGCTGCGCTTCTACCCAATCGGTTTCAGAGCTGGTTTGCTTCCCGGGGCTGGGCTCCGAGACCGCATCAGCTGCAGTTGATCGATCATCTCGCGCAGGGCCATTCGACCCTCTTGATCGCCCCGACCGGGGCCGGCAAGACGCTGGCCGGCTTTCTGCCGAGCCTGGTGGAACTGGAAGAACGGAGCAAGCCCAGACCGGGTCAGGCGGGCGGCGGCATTCACACGCTCTACATCTCGCCGTTGAAGGCGCTTGCCGTCGATATCGCGCGAAATCTGGAAGCGCCGGTCGTCGAAATGGGGCTGCCGGTGCGGCTGGAAACCAGAACCGGCGACACGCCCTCCCACAAGCGCCAGCGCCAGAAGCTCAATCCGCCGGACATTCTCTTGACGACACCGGAGCAGATCGCGCTGCTTCTGTCCGACCCGGCCTCGTCACGGCTGTTCGCTTCGCTCAGGACCGTGATCCTCGATGAGTTGCACGCGCTGGTGACCTCCAAACGCGGCGACCTTCTGGCGCTCGGGCTTGCCCGGCTGCGGCGCCTTGCGCCCGGATTGAGAACCATCGGCCTTTCGGCCACCGTCGCCGAGCCGGACGATTTGCGGGCCTATCTCGTGGGTCAGCCGGACACTGACAAAAGGGCGCTTGCGCATGTGGTCGAGGTGACGGGAGGCGCCCAACCGGACATTTCCATCCTCGATTCGGAGGAACGCCTGCCCTGGTCGGGCCATTCCTCCCGCTACGCCATCCGGGACATGTACAACCTGATCAAGGCGCACAATGTCTCGCTGCTGTTCGTGAACACGCGCAGCCAGGCGGAGATGGTGTTCCAGGAGCTCTGGCGCATCAATGACGATACCCTGCCGATCGCGCTCCATCACGGCTCTCTCGATGTCGGCCAGCGGCGCAGGGTGGAAGCGGCAATGGCGGGTGGAAAGCTCCAGGCGGTCGTGGCGACTTCCTCGCTCGACATGGGCATCGACTGGGGCGACATCGACCTGGTCATCAACATCGGCGCGCCCAAGGGGGCCAGCCGCCTCGCCCAGAGGATCGGCCGGGCGAACCACCGGATGGACGAGCCCTCCAAGGCGGTCCTCGTCCCCGCCAACCGGTTCGAAGTCCTGGAATGCCAGGCGGCGCTCGCAGCCTCCATGCGCGGCGACCAGGACACGCCGCCGCTGCGCAAGGGGGCGCTGGATGTGCTGGCCCAGCATCTCCTGGGCCTTGCCTGCGCCGATCCGCTGGATGCGGTGGCGACCTTCGACGAGATCCGCTCCTCGGAGACCTACCGGCATCTGGATTGGGAGACCTTCGAAAAGGTTCTCGATTTCGTTGCCACGGGCGGCTACGCGCTCAAGAGCTATGAGCAATATGCCAAGCTGCGCAAGGACAAGGAGGGGCGCTGGCGCATCGCCCACCCGAGGATCGCGCAGCAATACCGGCTGAATGTCGGCACCATCGTCGAGGCGCCCATGCTGAAGGTGCGGCTGGTGAAATCCAAAGCCGACGGGCGGCGTGCCCCGGTGGGGCGCGGCGGGCGGCGGCTGGGGGAGATCGAGGAATATTTCATCGAGCAGCTGACGCCCGGCGACACATTTCTGTTCGGCGGCGAAGTGCTGCGCTTCGAGGCGATCCGCGAAAACGAGGCGTTTGTGTCGCGGGCCAGGGCCGACAACCCGATGATCCCCGCCTATATGGGCGGCAAGTTCCCGCTCTCCACCTATCTCGCCGAGGGCGTGCGCACCATGCTGGCAACGCCCGAGACATGGAAGGACCTGCCGGATCAGGTCCGCGACTGGCTGGAGATCCAGAGGGACAAATCGGTCCTGCCCGCCAGGGACGGGTTGCTGGTGGAAACCTTTCCGCGGGCCAACAAGCATTACATGGTCTGCTATCCGTTCGAGGGGCGGCTTGCGCACCAGACCCTCGGCATGCTGCTGACGCGGCGGCTGGAACGAATGGGGGCGCGGCCGATGGGTTTCGTCGCCAATGACTACGCCCTTGCCATCTGGGGTCTCGGCGACCTGTCGCTGCTGTTCTCATCCGGGCGCATCGACCTCGATGCGCTTTTCGAACAAGACATCCTGGGCGACGACCTCGATGCCTGGCTCGCCGAATCCAGCCTGATGAAACGCACGTTTCGCAATTGCGCGGTGATTGCAGGTCTGATAGAGCGCCGCCATCCGGGGAAGGAGAAGTCGGGCCGGCAGATCACCGTTTCGACCGACCTGATCTACGACGTGCTACGCGCCCATGAACCCGATCACATCCTTCTCAAGGCCACATGGAACGATGCGGCCGAAGGACTTCTGGATATCTTCCGTTTAGGGGAACTTCTTGCCCGAATCCGTGGACGAATCACCCATACTGGCCTCCCGCACGTCTCTCCCCTCGCCGTGCCCGTTCTCCTGGAAATCGGAAAGGAGCCGGTCTACGGGGAAGCCATGGACATATTGCTGGAAGAGGCGGCAGAAGAGTTGATCCTGGAGGCTATGGAATAA
- the pdeM gene encoding ligase-associated DNA damage response endonuclease PdeM, with protein sequence MSALTSHLRKYTAAPVCHDIQINGQLIGLHDSGVLWWPDEATLVVADLHLEKASSYARRGQFLPPYDTGATLEKLAGVMDAFDPARVICLGDSFHDANGSDRLPVPYRAMLTTLQLGREWIWVTGNHDPVAPVRLCGETVDKVTIGPLTFRHEPVEKIGTAAAAGEVCGHLHPAARVRRFGRSIRRPCFVTDGTRLVLPAFGALTGGLNVTDQAYGMIFRRRQYSVFLLGNDRLFPFTASRLVGD encoded by the coding sequence ATGAGTGCTCTCACGTCACATTTGCGCAAGTACACGGCTGCGCCGGTGTGTCATGACATTCAGATCAATGGCCAGTTGATCGGCCTTCACGACAGCGGCGTGCTGTGGTGGCCCGATGAAGCAACCCTGGTTGTCGCCGATCTTCACCTCGAAAAAGCCTCCAGCTATGCCCGGCGCGGCCAGTTTCTGCCTCCCTACGATACGGGCGCAACGCTGGAAAAGCTTGCCGGGGTGATGGACGCCTTCGATCCGGCGCGGGTCATCTGCCTTGGCGACAGTTTCCACGACGCCAACGGCTCCGACCGGCTGCCCGTCCCCTATCGCGCCATGCTGACCACGCTGCAGCTTGGACGGGAATGGATCTGGGTGACCGGAAACCACGATCCCGTGGCACCGGTGCGCCTGTGCGGCGAAACCGTCGACAAAGTCACCATCGGCCCGCTCACCTTCCGCCACGAGCCGGTTGAAAAAATCGGCACCGCGGCGGCTGCAGGGGAAGTCTGCGGCCATCTCCATCCGGCGGCCCGCGTGCGTCGCTTCGGCCGCTCCATCCGCCGCCCCTGCTTCGTGACCGACGGCACCCGCCTCGTGCTGCCGGCCTTCGGCGCGCTGACCGGCGGCCTGAATGTGACCGATCAGGCCTACGGCATGATCTTCCGCCGCCGCCAGTACTCGGTCTTCCTGCTCGGCAACGACCGGCTGTTTCCGTTCACGGCGAGCCGGCTGGTCGGCGATTGA
- a CDS encoding AraC family transcriptional regulator, with product MARAVSRLAQSEGVTPTPLANAWLLKLRESVPYHRGRNRGLSVAVAISGRKIVTYRKNRVVNDSGNIITMHGDTDYDATVEASRSEPYIALKLQLPPDLLAETLIRFVETGTQAGKTETDATFFCEPLSEALADPLLRLVESFGDPADCHVLAPLCLQEICYRILRSNAFSVLKSAIAEEDTRLVRAMRFIEAHAHRNDLSIDQIASQIAMSPSRFAHRFSALLGMSPMQYRKQIRLEKARQYLLSAQISVALAAEAAGYASTSHFNRDFNSAFGLPPRRYAETVRKLGTVRS from the coding sequence TTGGCTCGCGCTGTAAGCCGTCTCGCCCAGTCGGAAGGTGTTACGCCGACACCGCTTGCAAATGCCTGGCTTCTGAAACTGCGGGAAAGCGTGCCCTATCACCGTGGACGCAATCGCGGGCTGTCCGTTGCCGTCGCAATTTCCGGGCGGAAGATCGTGACCTACAGGAAAAACCGCGTCGTGAACGACAGCGGCAACATCATCACCATGCATGGCGACACGGACTATGATGCAACCGTAGAGGCGAGCAGGTCCGAACCTTACATTGCCCTGAAACTGCAACTGCCTCCCGATCTGCTCGCTGAAACCCTGATCCGATTTGTGGAGACGGGAACACAGGCAGGCAAGACGGAAACGGATGCAACGTTTTTCTGCGAGCCACTGAGCGAGGCCCTTGCAGATCCGCTGCTGCGCCTTGTCGAAAGCTTCGGCGATCCCGCCGACTGCCACGTTCTGGCGCCCTTGTGCCTTCAGGAAATCTGCTATCGGATCCTGCGTTCGAACGCTTTCAGCGTCCTGAAATCGGCGATTGCCGAGGAGGATACAAGGCTGGTAAGAGCTATGCGCTTCATCGAGGCCCATGCTCATCGGAATGATCTCAGCATAGATCAGATTGCCTCGCAAATCGCCATGAGCCCATCGCGATTTGCGCACAGATTTAGTGCCTTGCTGGGCATGTCCCCAATGCAGTACCGGAAGCAAATCCGCCTCGAGAAGGCTCGGCAATATCTGCTCTCCGCACAGATCAGCGTCGCCTTGGCGGCAGAAGCGGCCGGCTATGCCAGCACCTCTCATTTCAATCGCGATTTCAATTCCGCATTCGGTCTGCCGCCACGGCGATATGCCGAGACTGTCAGGAAGCTGGGAACGGTCAGGAGCTGA
- a CDS encoding putative quinol monooxygenase — MKVVVQFRAKKENRQAFEAIMCSVSRDLPGADGCKAVDVLQHVDDTCRYTLVETWESQGLHQAHIEGLIADGTWASIVALLAEQPVSGYCHNL, encoded by the coding sequence GTGAAAGTCGTTGTTCAGTTTCGGGCAAAGAAAGAAAACCGGCAGGCGTTTGAGGCGATCATGTGCTCCGTTTCAAGAGACCTCCCCGGCGCCGATGGCTGCAAGGCCGTCGATGTCCTCCAGCACGTGGACGATACCTGCCGGTATACGCTGGTCGAAACATGGGAAAGCCAGGGTCTCCATCAGGCGCATATAGAGGGTCTGATCGCCGACGGCACATGGGCGTCCATCGTGGCACTGCTCGCAGAGCAGCCGGTGAGCGGGTACTGTCACAACCTATAA
- a CDS encoding ABC transporter substrate-binding protein produces the protein MLRHLRMTAAAGLAAAMSMTASADEISFTDHEGRTVSLARPAERIASIPIPMASTLIAIDGGTERLVGMNPRAKSAILEGILGEIFPTAKDISSDITAPNFIPNVEELAATRPDLVIQWAGRGPDYVDPILNAGLTTMLISYGTEAKTREYMTWAAEAMGKPERIAALIDWREQVLQEIQSKTAEIPEEDKPSVLYLLRAQEVLRTSGEEGNYNAFYIKLAGGKVASASLPAGWADVNAEQIAAWNPDVILLNSFEDELRTDRIYNDPILGLTNAAQGKRIYKMPLGGYRWDPPNQESPLTWMWLAKLLHPEIFQYDLREEMKKAYKTIYGHDLNDEQIDTILRVETQGEAADYAQFKAE, from the coding sequence ATGTTGCGCCACCTGAGAATGACTGCGGCCGCAGGGCTTGCGGCCGCGATGTCCATGACGGCGAGCGCCGATGAAATCAGCTTTACCGACCACGAGGGCCGCACGGTTTCGCTTGCCAGACCGGCGGAACGCATCGCGTCCATTCCCATCCCTATGGCGTCCACGCTGATCGCCATCGACGGCGGCACCGAACGCCTCGTCGGCATGAACCCGCGGGCCAAAAGCGCAATCCTGGAAGGGATTCTGGGCGAGATCTTTCCCACCGCGAAGGACATTTCCTCCGATATCACCGCACCGAATTTCATTCCAAATGTGGAAGAACTGGCCGCCACCCGTCCGGATCTGGTGATCCAGTGGGCCGGACGCGGACCGGATTATGTCGATCCGATCCTCAATGCCGGTCTCACCACCATGCTGATCTCCTACGGCACGGAGGCCAAGACCCGCGAATACATGACGTGGGCCGCCGAAGCCATGGGCAAGCCGGAGCGCATCGCCGCGCTGATCGACTGGCGCGAGCAGGTGTTGCAGGAGATCCAGTCCAAAACGGCGGAGATCCCGGAAGAGGACAAGCCCTCCGTGCTCTATCTGCTGCGTGCCCAGGAAGTGCTGCGCACCTCCGGTGAAGAAGGCAACTACAACGCCTTTTACATCAAGCTGGCCGGCGGCAAGGTGGCCTCGGCCTCCCTGCCCGCGGGCTGGGCCGACGTGAACGCGGAACAGATTGCCGCCTGGAACCCGGATGTCATCCTGCTGAATTCCTTCGAGGACGAGCTCAGGACCGACCGGATCTACAATGACCCGATCCTGGGCCTCACCAACGCTGCGCAAGGCAAACGCATCTACAAGATGCCGCTCGGCGGCTATCGCTGGGATCCGCCCAACCAGGAGAGCCCGCTGACCTGGATGTGGCTTGCCAAACTGCTGCATCCGGAGATCTTTCAGTACGATCTGCGGGAAGAGATGAAAAAGGCCTACAAGACCATCTACGGCCATGACCTGAACGACGAGCAGATCGACACGATCCTGCGCGTCGAGACGCAGGGCGAGGCCGCGGATTATGCCCAGTTCAAGGCCGAATAG
- a CDS encoding FecCD family ABC transporter permease, with amino-acid sequence MSMTETAGEMPRPSLARIGRRIGMFGSLTVALVVSMVFALSAGRFEISPLRLLEIIHACVSNGFVVANEIDARIVLLVRLPRLLLAALCGGALAIGGTALQGVFRNPLVSPQVLGISQGAAFGGALMILIGYSGIVLLGAAFLMGLVALILVGFIARIDGRTEVLSVILSGMIVGALFAALVSILQFVADPNSSLPAIVYWLMGSFSTATWERLGMAVPGLALGLTLVWLLRYRLNVLALDDMEARSMGINPERERWYIFAAIALMTGTTVAVAGVVGWIGLVVPHAARILVGEDHRTLVPAAGLVGAAYLVFIDTLARTATSAEIPLGVLTALIGAPVFGLLLRRHFREANRA; translated from the coding sequence ATGAGCATGACCGAAACGGCCGGTGAGATGCCCCGGCCGTCTCTCGCCCGGATTGGCCGCCGGATCGGCATGTTCGGCAGCCTGACCGTTGCCCTTGTCGTCTCCATGGTTTTCGCGCTCAGTGCCGGCCGTTTCGAGATCTCCCCGTTGCGTCTGCTGGAAATCATCCACGCCTGCGTCAGCAACGGCTTTGTGGTCGCGAACGAGATCGACGCGCGTATCGTGCTGCTGGTGCGCCTCCCCCGGCTGCTGCTTGCCGCCCTGTGCGGTGGTGCACTCGCCATCGGCGGCACGGCCCTTCAGGGCGTCTTCCGCAATCCTCTCGTTTCACCGCAGGTACTCGGCATCAGCCAGGGAGCGGCCTTCGGCGGCGCCCTGATGATCCTGATCGGCTACAGCGGCATCGTGCTGCTCGGCGCGGCATTCCTTATGGGGCTCGTGGCGCTGATCCTGGTCGGCTTCATCGCCCGCATCGACGGGCGCACCGAGGTCCTCTCGGTCATCCTGTCGGGCATGATCGTCGGCGCCCTCTTCGCGGCTCTCGTTTCAATCCTGCAATTCGTCGCGGATCCCAACTCGTCCCTTCCCGCGATCGTCTACTGGCTGATGGGTTCCTTTTCGACCGCCACCTGGGAGCGGCTGGGAATGGCGGTACCGGGCCTGGCACTGGGCCTGACACTCGTCTGGCTGCTGCGCTACCGGCTCAATGTCCTGGCTCTGGACGACATGGAGGCCAGGAGCATGGGCATCAATCCGGAACGGGAGCGCTGGTACATCTTTGCAGCGATCGCCCTGATGACCGGAACCACCGTGGCCGTTGCCGGCGTCGTGGGCTGGATCGGCCTCGTGGTCCCGCATGCGGCGCGCATTCTGGTCGGTGAGGATCACCGCACGCTGGTCCCGGCCGCCGGCCTTGTGGGCGCTGCCTATCTGGTCTTCATCGACACCCTGGCCCGCACGGCAACGTCCGCCGAGATCCCCTTGGGGGTCCTGACCGCCCTGATTGGCGCACCGGTGTTCGGCCTGCTGCTGCGCCGCCATTTCCGGGAGGCGAACCGCGCATGA